GGCTGCCCGTCGACGCCAGTGCGCTGGACGCCAAGCTGGCCAGGCAGGCCCAGCTGCGCACACTGACACGTAAATATGCCGCCGATATCGACGGGGTATTGCAGTGGGCGGTGGAGTCGCGAGAGCGGTTGGCCCAGCTTGACGTCTCCGAGGAAGGCCTGGCGGCGCTAGAGGCCCGGGTCGGGCAACTAGGGCGCGAATTAGCCCAGGCCGCAACCGAACTCGGCAAGGCCAGACAGAAGGCGGCCAAGAAATTGGCCAAGGAGGTTACCGCCGAGCTCTCCGGCCTGGCGATGGACAGGGCGGTCTTCACCATCGACGTCGCCACCGATTCATGCCAACCGGATGACCCCGCCGCCCTGACGTTGCCCTCCGGGGAGTTGGTCCGCGCCGGCGCCGACGGCATCGACGTTGTCGAGTTCGGCTTCGCGGCGCACCGCGGGATGTCGGTGCTACCGCTGGCCAAGAGCGCCTCTGGGGGTGAGCTGTCTCGGGTGATGCTGGCGCTGGAGGTGGTGCTCTCGGCTTCGGCTACCGGCACCACGATGGTGTTCGACGAGGTCGATGCTGGCGTAGGCGGCTGGGCGGCAGTCCAGATCGGCCGCCGGCTGGCCCGGCTGGCCCGTACCCACCAGGTGATCGTCGTGACCCATCTGCCGCAGGTAGCGGCCTACGCCGATGTGCATCTTGTGGTGCACAGCCAGGGTCCCAAGGGGGCCAGTGGAGTGCGGCGGCTAGATCATGACGATCGGGTGGCCGAGCTGGCCCGGATGCTCGCAGGCCTCGGTGAGTCCGACAGCGGCCGCGCGCATGCCCGCGAGCTGCTGGACACCGCGCAGGGCGAGCTGTAACTCAGCGCCTGAACGCAGAGAACTCGCCATCTGACGGCACACAACGCTCCACCCGACCGCCGCAGGGGCACTGGCGCTGCTGCCCGTTGCTGTCCGCGGTCCGTTGCTGTGCGCCGTCCGTTGCTGTCCGCGAGCGTCCCCTTAGGTGCGCTGATTTGCTGTTCAGACCGTACATTCGGGGCCTCTCGCGCCTAGGCGTCGCGACCGATCGGCAACCCACCTGTTACAGATGTGACGCTTTTAAACTTAAGTGACAGATGTTACGGCGCGCCTCCGCGGTCAGACCGCGCTTCGCCGACAGAATCTGCTCCCATGAAGATGTCAGCGCTGCTATCTCGCAACAGCGACCGGCCGGGTCTGATCGGCACCGCCCGCGTCGACCGGAACATTGACCGACTGCTGCGCCGGGTGTGCCCCGGCGACATCGTGGTCCTTGACATCCTCGATCTAGATCGCATCACCGCCGACGCATTGGTCGAAGCCGACATCGCCGCCGTGGTCAACGCCTCTCCGTCCGTCTCAGGCCGCTACCCCAACCTGGGTCCGGAGGTGCTGGTCAACAACGGGGTCACCCTGATCGACGAGACCGGGCCCGAGATCTTCAAGAAGGTCAAGGACGGCGCCAAAATCCGCCTGCACGAAGGGGGCGTGTACTCCGGTGACCGCCGGCTCATCCGCGGCACCGAACGTACCGACCACGACATCGCCGACCTGATGCGCGAGGCCAAGAGTGGCCTGGCCGCTCACCTGGAGGCCTTCGCCGGGAACACGATTGAATTCATTCGCAGTGAGAGCCCGCTGCTGATCGACGGAATCGGCATCCCCGACATCGACGTCGACATGCGCCGCCGGCACGTGGTGATCGTCTCCGAGGAGCCCAGTGCCGCTGAGGATCTCAAAGCCCTCAAGCCTTTCATCAAGGAGTACCAGCCGGTGCTCGTCGGGGTCGGTCAGGGCGCCGACGTCCTGCGCAAGGCAGGCTATCGGCCGCAGCTGATCGTCGGCGATCCCGACCAGATCAGCACTGAAGTGCTCAAGTGTGGCGCCCAGGTGGTTTTGCCCGCCGACGCCGACGGGCACGCGCCCGGCCTGGAACGCATCCAGGACCTCGGAGTGGGAGCGATGACATTCCCCGCGGCCGGGTCCGCGACCGATTTGGCACTGTTGCTCGCCGACCACCACGGAGCGGCCCTGCTGGTCACTGTCGGCCACACCGCCAACATCGAGACATTCTTCGACCGCACCCGCTCGCAGAGCAACCCGTCGACCTTCCTTACCCGGCTGCGGGTGGGGGAGAAGCTGGTCGACGCCAAGGCGGTCGCGACCTTGTATCGCAACCACATTTCGGCAGGCGCCATCGCGCTGCTGGCGCTGACCATGCTGATCGCTATCGTCGTGGTGCTGTGGGTGTCGCGAACCGACGGCGTGGTGGTGCACTGGATCGTCGACTACTGGAACCAATTCACTTTGTGGATCCAGCATTTGGTGTCGTAACCCTCGCTAGAACGGTGTGCTCATGATCTCGTTACGCCAACATGCGATCTCCTTGGCTGCGGTATTTCTTGCCCTTGCCATCGGGGTAGTGCTGGGTTCGGGCTTCTTCTCCGACACCGTGCTGTCCAGCCTGCGCAATGAAAAGCGGGATTTGGCATCACAAATCAGCGGGCTCACCGACCAGCGCAACGCTTTGAACGAGAAGCTCAGTGCGGCTAACAATTTTGATGCTCAGGTGCTTGGCCGGATCGTTCACGAAGCGTTGGCGGGTAAGACCGTGGTCATTTTCCGCACTCCCGACGCCCACGACGACGACGTCGCAGCGGTGTCGAAAATCGTTGGACAGGCAGGTGGTTCGGTCACCGCAACCGTGGTGCTGACCCACGAATTCGTCGAAGCCAACTCCGGGGAGAAACTACGCACGGTGGTCAACTCGACTGTCCTGCCCGCGGGTGCCCAACTGAGCACCAAGCTGGTAGACCAGGGTTCACAGGCCGGTGACCTGCTCGGGATTGCGCTGTTGACCACCGGCAAGCCCGAGGCGCCACAGGTCGACGACGCCCAGCGCGACACGGTGCTGGGCGCGCTGCGCGAGACCGGCTTCATCACCTACCAGCCCAACGAGCACATCGGAACGGCAAACGCCGCGATCGTCGTCACGGGCGGCGGGTTGCCCGCTGATGGTGGCAACCAGGGCGTCACTGTGGCACGGTTCACCGCGGCGCTGGCGCCGCGCGGCTCGGGCGCGGTGTTGGCCGGCCGCGACGGTTCGGCCTCCGGCAGCGCGGCGGTGGCTGTGGCCCGCGCGGATAGCGCCATGGCGGGTGCGATCAGCACGGTCGACGACGTGAACGCCGAGTCCGGCCGCATCACCGCCATTCTGGCCCTGCACGAGCTGGTCGGCGGTGCGCATCCCGGCCATTACGGCACCGGACACGGTGCGACGGCAGTGACCGTTCCCCAGTAGGGCGTGTTCGCCGCGGCGAGAGCCGGTGGATGTTAGGGTGGGTTTCCGTGGGTCGGCAGGCCCAGCTCGTTGATTTTCCTGCAAAATGCCCTGCCCGTCTTCACGGAGGTCGCCCAGTTGCGCAAGCATCCGCAAACCGCCACCAAGCACCTCTTCGTCAGCGGTGGTGTCGCCTCCTCGCTGGGCAAGGGCCTGACCGCTAGTAGCCTCGGCCAATTGCTGACCGCACGCGGTTTGTACGTCACGATGCAAAAGCTGGACCCGTACCTCAATGTCGACCCAGGCACCATGAACCCGTTCCAGCACGGCGAGGTTTTCGTCACCGAGGACGGCGCCGAAACCGACCTCGACGTCGGTCATTACGAGCGGTTCCTGGATCGCGACCTGTCCGGGTCGGCGAATGTCACGACCGGTCAGGTGTATTCGACGGTGATCGCCAAGGAGCGTCGCGGCGAATACCTCGGCGACACCGTGCAGGTGATCCCGCACATCACCGACGAAATCAAGCGCCGCATTCTGGCGATGGCCGAGCCCGACGCCGAGGGCAATCGTCCCGACGTCGTCATCACCGAGATCGGCGGCACGGTCGGCGATATCGAGTCGCAACCGTTCTTGGAGGCGGCACGCCAGGTCCGTCACTATCTGGGTCGCGACGATGTGTTCTTCCTGCACGTGTCGTTGGTACCGTACCTGGCGCCGTCCGGCGAGCTTAAGACCAAGCCGACGCAGCACTCGGTGGCGGCGCTGCGCAGCATCGGTATCAGCCCGGACGCGCTGATACTACGGTGTGACCGCGACGTCCCCGAAGCATTGAAAAACAAAATCGCCCTGATGTGTGACGTCGACATCGACGGCGTCATCTCAACCCCGGACGCACCCTCGATCTACGACATTCCCAAGGTGCTGCACCGTGAGGAACTGGACGCATTCGTCGTCCGCCGACTCAACTTGCCATTCCGGGACGTCGACTGGACGGAGTGGGACGACCTGCTGCGCCGTGTGCACGAGCCGCACGAGACGGTGCGAATCGCGTTGGTGGGCAAGTATGTGGAACTTTCCGACGCCTACCTGTCAGTCAGCGAAGCCCTGCGGGCGGGCGGGTTCAGGCACCGGTCGAAGGTCGAAATCCGTTGGGTGGCTTCGGATGACTGCGAGACGCCCAGTGGTGCGGCTGCCGCGCTCGGCGACGTGCACGGGGTGCTGATCCCCGGCGGCTTCGGGATCCGCGGCATTGAGGGGAAAATCGGCGCCATCCGGCACGCGCGGGCGCGCGGTATCCCGGTGCTTGGCTTGTGTCTCGGCCTGCAGTGCATCGTGATCGAGGCGGCGCGATCGGTTGGCCTGACCGAGGCCAATTCCGCCGAATTCGAACCGGACACACCGGATCCGGTGATCTCCACCATGGCCGACCAAGAGCATATCGTGGCCGGGCAGGCTGACCTGGGCGGCACCATGCGACTGGGCGCCTACCCCGCGGTGCTGGAGCCGGATTCCATTGTGGCCCAGGCGTATGGGACAACCGAGGTATCCGAACGACACCGGCACCGCTATGAAGTGAACAACAGTTACCGGGAGCAGATCGCGCAAAGTGGCCTGCGGTTCTCCGGTACCTCACCTGACGGCCATCTGGTCGAATTCGTCGAATACCCGGCCGATCAGCACCCGTTCGTTGTCGGCACCCAGGCCCACCCGGAGTTGAAAAGCCGCCCCACCCGGCCGCATCCGTTGTTCGTCGCATTCGTCAAGGCGGCAATCGACTACCAGGCGGGTGAACTGCTGCCCG
The nucleotide sequence above comes from Mycobacterium vicinigordonae. Encoded proteins:
- a CDS encoding CTP synthase yields the protein MRKHPQTATKHLFVSGGVASSLGKGLTASSLGQLLTARGLYVTMQKLDPYLNVDPGTMNPFQHGEVFVTEDGAETDLDVGHYERFLDRDLSGSANVTTGQVYSTVIAKERRGEYLGDTVQVIPHITDEIKRRILAMAEPDAEGNRPDVVITEIGGTVGDIESQPFLEAARQVRHYLGRDDVFFLHVSLVPYLAPSGELKTKPTQHSVAALRSIGISPDALILRCDRDVPEALKNKIALMCDVDIDGVISTPDAPSIYDIPKVLHREELDAFVVRRLNLPFRDVDWTEWDDLLRRVHEPHETVRIALVGKYVELSDAYLSVSEALRAGGFRHRSKVEIRWVASDDCETPSGAAAALGDVHGVLIPGGFGIRGIEGKIGAIRHARARGIPVLGLCLGLQCIVIEAARSVGLTEANSAEFEPDTPDPVISTMADQEHIVAGQADLGGTMRLGAYPAVLEPDSIVAQAYGTTEVSERHRHRYEVNNSYREQIAQSGLRFSGTSPDGHLVEFVEYPADQHPFVVGTQAHPELKSRPTRPHPLFVAFVKAAIDYQAGELLPVEIPEVPDQPPPNGTEHRGGAGSVVAQSLPEPVTRG
- the steA gene encoding putative cytokinetic ring protein SteA, coding for MKMSALLSRNSDRPGLIGTARVDRNIDRLLRRVCPGDIVVLDILDLDRITADALVEADIAAVVNASPSVSGRYPNLGPEVLVNNGVTLIDETGPEIFKKVKDGAKIRLHEGGVYSGDRRLIRGTERTDHDIADLMREAKSGLAAHLEAFAGNTIEFIRSESPLLIDGIGIPDIDVDMRRRHVVIVSEEPSAAEDLKALKPFIKEYQPVLVGVGQGADVLRKAGYRPQLIVGDPDQISTEVLKCGAQVVLPADADGHAPGLERIQDLGVGAMTFPAAGSATDLALLLADHHGAALLVTVGHTANIETFFDRTRSQSNPSTFLTRLRVGEKLVDAKAVATLYRNHISAGAIALLALTMLIAIVVVLWVSRTDGVVVHWIVDYWNQFTLWIQHLVS
- a CDS encoding copper transporter; its protein translation is MISLRQHAISLAAVFLALAIGVVLGSGFFSDTVLSSLRNEKRDLASQISGLTDQRNALNEKLSAANNFDAQVLGRIVHEALAGKTVVIFRTPDAHDDDVAAVSKIVGQAGGSVTATVVLTHEFVEANSGEKLRTVVNSTVLPAGAQLSTKLVDQGSQAGDLLGIALLTTGKPEAPQVDDAQRDTVLGALRETGFITYQPNEHIGTANAAIVVTGGGLPADGGNQGVTVARFTAALAPRGSGAVLAGRDGSASGSAAVAVARADSAMAGAISTVDDVNAESGRITAILALHELVGGAHPGHYGTGHGATAVTVPQ